From the Tachyglossus aculeatus isolate mTacAcu1 chromosome 21, mTacAcu1.pri, whole genome shotgun sequence genome, one window contains:
- the ARPC3 gene encoding actin-related protein 2/3 complex subunit 3 gives MPAYHSALMDSDTKLIGNMALLPLRSQFKGPAPRETKDTDIVDEAIYYFKANVFFKNYEIKNEADRTLIYVTLYISECLKKLQKCNSKSQGEKEMYTLGITNFPIPGEPGFPLNAIYAKPANKQEDEVMRAYLQQLRQETGLRLCERVFDPQSDKPSKWWTCFVKRQFMNKSLSGPGQ, from the exons ATGCCG GCCTACCACTCTGCCCTCATGGACTCGGACACCAAACTGATTGGAAATATGGCTCTATTACCTCTCAGAAGTCAGTTTAAAGGACCAGCCCCTAGAGAAA CAAAAGACACAGATATTGTGGATGAGGCCATATATTACTTCAAGGCCAATGTCTTCTTCAAAAACTATGAGATTAAG AATGAAGCTGACAGAACCTTGATATACGTTACACTGTACATTTCTGAATGCTTAAAAAAACTCCAAAAG tgcaaTTCCAAAAGccaaggagagaaagaaatgtaCACACTGGGAATCACCAACTTCCCCATTCCTGGTGAACCTGGATTTCCACTTAATGCAATTTATGCCAAACCTGCAAACAAACAGGAAGATG AAGTGATGAGGGCCTACTTACAGCAACTGAGGCAAGAGACTGGACTGAGGCTTTGTGAGAGAGTTTTTGACCCTCAGAGTGACAAGCCTAGTAAG TGGTGGACTTGTTTTGTGAAGAGGCAATTCATGAACAAGAGCCTTTCAGGCCCTGGGCAATGA
- the ANAPC7 gene encoding anaphase-promoting complex subunit 7 isoform X2, with protein MAKDLKLFGMKKGLSELLSPSQKYQLLVYHADSLFHDKEYRNAVSKYTMALQQKKALSKTSKVRPSTGSTTSAPQSQSLPSEIEVKYKMAECYTMLKQDKDAIAILDGIPSRQRTPKINMMLANLYKKAGQERSSVTSYKEVLRQCPLALDAILGLLSLSVKGAEVASMTMNVIQSIPNLDWLSVWIKAYAFVHTGDNTRAINTICSLEKKSLLRDNVDLLGSLADLYFRAGDNKNSILKFEQAQMLDPYLIKGMDVYGYLLAREGRLEDVENLGCRLFNISDQHAEAWVVSGCHSFYSKRYSRALYLGAKAIQLNSNSVQALLLKGAALRNMGRVQEAIIHFREAIRLAPCRLDCYEGLIECYLTSNSIREAMVMANNVYKTLGANAQTLTLLATVCLEDPVTQEKAKTLLDKALTQRPDYIKAVVKKAELLSREQKYEDGIALLRNALANQSNCVLHRILGDFLVAVNEYQEAMDQYSIALSLDPNDQKSLEGMQKMEKEESPTDATQEEDVDDMEGSGEEGDLEGSDSEAAQWADQEQWFGMQ; from the exons ATGGCTAAGGATCTGAAGTTATTTGGTATGAAGAAAGGCCTGAG tgAACTACTGTCTCCATCTCAAAAATACCAGCTTTTGGTGTACCATGCCGACTCCCTCTTTCATGACAAGGAATATCGTAATGCTGTTAGCAAGTACACCATGGCTTTACAACAGAAGAAAGCCTTAAGTAAAACTTCAAAAGTTAGACCTTCAACTGGGAGTACAACATCAGCGCCACAGAGTCAG agtCTTCCATCTGAAATTGAGGTGAAGTATAAAATGGCTGAATGTTATACAATGTTAAAGCAAGATAAAGATGCCATTGCTATATTGGATGGGATCCCTTCAAGACAGAGAACCCCAAAG ATTAACATGATGTTGGCAAACTTGTACAAGAAGGCAGGTCAGGAACGCTCCTCTGTTACCAGTTACAAGGAAGTGCTGAGACAGTGCCCGTTAGCTCTCGATGCCATACTAG GTTTGCTCTCCCTTTCTGTAAAAGGTGCAGAAGTGGCATCTATGACGATGAATGTAATTCAGAGTATCCCTAACCTGGACTGGCTTTCCGTGTGGATCAAAGCCTATGCCTTTGTGCACACGGGAGACAACACCAGAGCAATCAACACCATCTG CTCTCTGGAGAAAAAGTCCTTACTGAGAGATAACGTGGACCTACTGGGAAGCTTAGCGGATCTGTACTTCAGAGCTGGAGATAATAAAAACTCAATTCTAAAATTTGAACAGGCACAAATGCTGGATCCCTACCTgataaaag GAATGGATGTATATGGATATTTACTAGCACGTGAAGGGCGGCTGGAGGATGTGGAGAACCTGGGTTGCCGGTTGTTCAATATTTCTGATCAGCATGCAGAGGCTTGGGTGGTCTCAGG gtGCCATAGTTTCTACAGTAAAAGATATTCCCGGGCCCTGTATTTAGGAGCCAAGGCTATTCAGCTGAATAGTAATAGTGTGCAAGCGTTGCTGCTTAAGGGAGCAGCACTCCGTAATATGGGCCGAGTTCAGGAGGCAATAATACATTTTCGAGAGGCAATACGCCTTGCTCCTTGCAGGTTGGACTGTTACGAAG GTCTCATTGAATGTTATTTAACATCCAACAGCATTCGTGAAGCAATGGTCATGGCCAACAACGTGTACAAAACTCTGGGGGCAAATGCACAGACCCTTACACTGTTAGCAACCGTTTGTCTCGAAGATCCTGTCACGCAAGAGAAAGCCAAAACTTTGTTGGACAAGGCACTGACCCAGAGGCCAGATTACATTAAAGCTGTGGTGAAGAAAGCAGAGCTCCTCA GCAGGGAACAGAAGTACGAAGATGGAATTGCTTTGTTGAGGAACGCTCTTGCCAACCAGAGTAACTGTGTCTTGCACCGCATCCTGGGAGATTTCCTTGTGGCCGTCAATGAATATCAAGAAGCAATGGACCAGTACAGTATTGCTTTGAG TTTGGACCCCAATGACCAGAAGTCTCTGGAAGGG
- the ANAPC7 gene encoding anaphase-promoting complex subunit 7 isoform X1, producing MNVIDHVRDMAAAGLHSNVRLLSSLLLTMTNNNPELLSPSQKYQLLVYHADSLFHDKEYRNAVSKYTMALQQKKALSKTSKVRPSTGSTTSAPQSQSLPSEIEVKYKMAECYTMLKQDKDAIAILDGIPSRQRTPKINMMLANLYKKAGQERSSVTSYKEVLRQCPLALDAILGLLSLSVKGAEVASMTMNVIQSIPNLDWLSVWIKAYAFVHTGDNTRAINTICSLEKKSLLRDNVDLLGSLADLYFRAGDNKNSILKFEQAQMLDPYLIKGMDVYGYLLAREGRLEDVENLGCRLFNISDQHAEAWVVSGCHSFYSKRYSRALYLGAKAIQLNSNSVQALLLKGAALRNMGRVQEAIIHFREAIRLAPCRLDCYEGLIECYLTSNSIREAMVMANNVYKTLGANAQTLTLLATVCLEDPVTQEKAKTLLDKALTQRPDYIKAVVKKAELLSREQKYEDGIALLRNALANQSNCVLHRILGDFLVAVNEYQEAMDQYSIALSLDPNDQKSLEGMQKMEKEESPTDATQEEDVDDMEGSGEEGDLEGSDSEAAQWADQEQWFGMQ from the exons ATGAACGTGATCGACCACGTGCGGGACATGGCGGCCGCGGGCCTGCACTCCAACGTGCGGCTCCTCAGCAGCCTGCTGCTCACCATGACCAACAATAACcc tgAACTACTGTCTCCATCTCAAAAATACCAGCTTTTGGTGTACCATGCCGACTCCCTCTTTCATGACAAGGAATATCGTAATGCTGTTAGCAAGTACACCATGGCTTTACAACAGAAGAAAGCCTTAAGTAAAACTTCAAAAGTTAGACCTTCAACTGGGAGTACAACATCAGCGCCACAGAGTCAG agtCTTCCATCTGAAATTGAGGTGAAGTATAAAATGGCTGAATGTTATACAATGTTAAAGCAAGATAAAGATGCCATTGCTATATTGGATGGGATCCCTTCAAGACAGAGAACCCCAAAG ATTAACATGATGTTGGCAAACTTGTACAAGAAGGCAGGTCAGGAACGCTCCTCTGTTACCAGTTACAAGGAAGTGCTGAGACAGTGCCCGTTAGCTCTCGATGCCATACTAG GTTTGCTCTCCCTTTCTGTAAAAGGTGCAGAAGTGGCATCTATGACGATGAATGTAATTCAGAGTATCCCTAACCTGGACTGGCTTTCCGTGTGGATCAAAGCCTATGCCTTTGTGCACACGGGAGACAACACCAGAGCAATCAACACCATCTG CTCTCTGGAGAAAAAGTCCTTACTGAGAGATAACGTGGACCTACTGGGAAGCTTAGCGGATCTGTACTTCAGAGCTGGAGATAATAAAAACTCAATTCTAAAATTTGAACAGGCACAAATGCTGGATCCCTACCTgataaaag GAATGGATGTATATGGATATTTACTAGCACGTGAAGGGCGGCTGGAGGATGTGGAGAACCTGGGTTGCCGGTTGTTCAATATTTCTGATCAGCATGCAGAGGCTTGGGTGGTCTCAGG gtGCCATAGTTTCTACAGTAAAAGATATTCCCGGGCCCTGTATTTAGGAGCCAAGGCTATTCAGCTGAATAGTAATAGTGTGCAAGCGTTGCTGCTTAAGGGAGCAGCACTCCGTAATATGGGCCGAGTTCAGGAGGCAATAATACATTTTCGAGAGGCAATACGCCTTGCTCCTTGCAGGTTGGACTGTTACGAAG GTCTCATTGAATGTTATTTAACATCCAACAGCATTCGTGAAGCAATGGTCATGGCCAACAACGTGTACAAAACTCTGGGGGCAAATGCACAGACCCTTACACTGTTAGCAACCGTTTGTCTCGAAGATCCTGTCACGCAAGAGAAAGCCAAAACTTTGTTGGACAAGGCACTGACCCAGAGGCCAGATTACATTAAAGCTGTGGTGAAGAAAGCAGAGCTCCTCA GCAGGGAACAGAAGTACGAAGATGGAATTGCTTTGTTGAGGAACGCTCTTGCCAACCAGAGTAACTGTGTCTTGCACCGCATCCTGGGAGATTTCCTTGTGGCCGTCAATGAATATCAAGAAGCAATGGACCAGTACAGTATTGCTTTGAG TTTGGACCCCAATGACCAGAAGTCTCTGGAAGGG